Genomic segment of Paenibacillaceae bacterium GAS479:
TCTGTACCCGCTGCTCAGCGCAATCGAGACACGCTCTCAGGTAACATTCCATTACTTAACGCCTAAATCGGACAGCCGCTACGTCGCACGCGGCACGAATCCGCTGCATATCCGCCAAAACCCGGCCAGCAAAGTAACGATGCTGCCGCTTAAAACCATTTACGACCATCAGTATGGCCGCTGGTACTTGCTTGGCTTCAAGCCAACCGTTGGTCTCGGCTCGTGGCGCATGGAAGGGATCAGCGGCCTGGAAATGGGCTTGCCCGCCGATCCGGAGTTCTTCGCGCTCAAAAGAGAGCAGCTTGAAGAGAAAACCCGTTGTAGTTGGCTCGTTGATATGGGAGCGGTGATTCGTGTATCGGTGCGTTTTTTCCAACCGGAGGGTGTTCGTTACAACTTCATCCGCGAACGAGTGCTGCTGCAAGGGCAGAGTGGAACCATTAGCGAAGAGGGACCGGGATCGTTCCTGTTCCACATTGAAGTGAATGGAACGAGGGAAATCAGGCCGTGGCTGCGCAGCTTCGGATCGAGCTGCGAGGTGCTGGAGCCTAAGGCGTTGAGGCAGGAGATGATCGAGGAATGGAAGGAGCTTGCGAAAATCTATGAGTCTTTTTGATAAAGTGCATAATCACGAGTTGAGTCGGCGTCTGGCAGACAGCGGCGCGCTCGCCGTCACTAGCGGAGAACGATCCTGGCTGCGGCTTATGCTGGAGCATCCAACAGCTCCTTCCTTCCTCGGTGCAACGGCAATCGATAAGCTGCAGCTGATGCTGCAGGAGGACGAACCGTTGTCTCTAGCCCATTTGAAAGAGAAAGCCCGCAGTCGTGAGCGGCGTCTGTACGCCCCTCACTTGCTAGAGCTGGCTGAGCTGGTCCGCTGCCGCAGCGGCATGAGAATTACCTGTGAGGGTAAAGGGGGCATTGTTCGGCATCACGCGCTTGGTTACCCTTATCGTCTCGAATATGCGATGTCCACAAAAGAATGGTATTTGCTCTGGCTTCAAACAAGCGGCCGCCCTCTCATGCGCACTCGGCTGACGCGTATGCACGGTGTGGAGCCAATGCCCTTGCCGCCGGAAGAAGCAGATCGCCTCGACCGCCGCATCGGGGCTCTTAGAGCGCGCCGTCGCGCCAATGCAGTTATCGAGCTGTTACCCCGCTACAACCGGGAGCTGTCACGTATTCTGTACGCCTTGTCTTGTTTTCAGCAGGAAGTACACTATGATGCGGAGAGTGGAATGTATCGGATCACCGTTACTTATCAAAAGGATGAGTCTGGCTATTTGCTGCAGAAGCTGCGTTTTCTTGGCAAGCGGGTGCGGGTACTGGAAGGAATATCGCTGCAAAATGAACTAAGAGCCAGCGCCTTGAAGGCACTGGCTCGATATGGGGTAAGCGAGTAAAAAAAAGGGGGGGGGGAGGAAGGATGATTACTTAGAATTGAACTTTGACTTTCAAAATCTCGACCGATTCTTCAATCTGGGCAATCAGATTGCGCTGAGCGTCCAGTCTTTCGGTAAACGAGTTCAATGTCGTAATGTCCTCGGCGGTTGCAGCGGCTTGTTTAAACGTTAAATCAAGGCGTTTTTCGATACGATCCAGGCGTTCGTTCGTTTGGCGGAATCCCTCGGCTTGTCTACCTTCAAGAGAATCGAATCTGCCTTCTAGCGTCTCGAATCTACTTTCCAGAGAATCGAATCTGCCTTCTAGCGTCTCGAATCTACTTTCCAGAGAGTCAAATCTGCCTTCTACCGTCTCGAATCTACTTTCCAGAGAGTCGAATCTGCCTTCTAGCGTCTCGAATCTACTTTCCAGAGAGTCGAATCTTCCATCGATCAACCCGAGTCGCTCGTCAATGCTTTCCAGACGCGTGTTCATGCCTTTTATAACGCCTATTAATTCCTTCAACGTTTCTTCCACTACAATCGCCCCCTTGTCCTCTCCCTATTATAGAGGTTAACTTCAAGAACAACAATACCCTAGGGGTTAAGTTTCATGACTTTCGGTTAAAGCTCTACAATCGCCTTAATGACCTTCGAGGCAGGGTTCAGCCAAACGTCGAACTGTCCAACCATCTCCTCGAAGCTGGCGCTATGAGTGACATATCGTCCGATATCGATGCCGCCAGCTTGAAGCGCCTCGAGCACACGGTCGAAATCTTCCTTAGTCGCATTGCGACTGCCCATAAGAGTCATTTCCCGCTTATGGAATTCGGAATCGTTGAACGAAATATCATTTTTCACCAAGCCTACATAGACCAGTGTACCGCCATGAGCCGCATAAGAGAATGCCGTTTCCATTGACTTGGAATTGCCTGTAGCATCAAACACAATCGTCGGATAATCACCGTCTGTCAAACGCTGGAGCTGCTCCGAAGCTCCATTCAATGCATTAACGGTATCGTCGACGCCAGCCCATGAGCGGCAAAAAGCCAAGCGCTCGTCATTGACATCCATCGCAATAACTTTAGCTCCTGCATATTTGGCAAAAGCCATTACTCCTAGCCCAATCGGCCCTGCGCCGATTACGAGCACAGTCTCACCCGCCGTCAGCTTGGAGCGGCGAACAGCATGAGCGCCAATCGCCAGCGGCTCCAGCATGGCCGACTCATCCAAAGTCAAGCCATCCGTCCGAATCAGATGCGAAATCGGCACAGCAATTCGCTCCCGCATTCCACCGTCCGTATGAACGCCAAGCACCTTCATCGAGGTGCAGCAGTTCGTTTTTCCATTGCGACAAGCTACACAGATTCCACAGTGGAAATACGGGATAACGGCTACCTGATCTCCCACCTGTAGACCATGTTGACCGTCGCTTACCTGTACAATTGTACCGGACAGCTCATGGCCCAGAATCCGGGGATAGGAGAAAAACGGTTGATTGCCTTTAAAAGCATGCAGATCGGTTCCGCAGATCCCGACTCTGCGAATTTGTACAATTGCTTCTCCCGGCAGCATTTCTGGCTCCGGCAAATTATCGCGGTACTGGAACGACTCGACCGCCTCGCATACAATACCCTTCATCGCTTCAATGCCCGCCTTCGTTTAACTGAATTTTGGTGTTGTATTCCGGTCTTCCACTGACCCAGGTTTCATTTAATACAGGCGCTAACAGCTCTTGCACTGCTTTAAGCAGCTCTTTATTGATTGGCTCATCCGTCCACATGGCGTTTTTGACGATATTCACCGGATTCGCCGTGCTGACGAGTGTAGTTGGAATGAGCTCATTGGAAGTGGAAAATTGCACCGCAAGCTTGGCAATATCTTCGCCATGCGACTCGCAGAATTCAGCAGCAGCCTTGCATGCCGCTTTTAGCTGCGGACTTGCCGGATGCCACTCCGGCGCTCCACGGGTACCAAGCAGACCCATCGAAAGCGGGGAGGCATTTACGAGGCCAATGCCTTTGGACTCCAGCAATGGCAGCAGATTCAAGAGCGAAGTATCATTTAAGGAATAATGGCAATACGAAATAACAGCATCAACGTCGACCTTTGGCAGCATATATTCGAACAGTTCCAAAGGCAGGCCGCAAATACCGGTATAACGGATTTTCCCTTGCTCTTTCAATTGCTGCAAAGCCGGAATCGCTTCCTCGATAATCATGTTTGCCGGCACAAATTCGATATCATGCAGGAAGAGCACATCGATATAATCCGTATGAAGGCGCGCCAAGCTTTCCTCCACGCTTGCTGTAATTCTTTTCGCCGAAAAATCGAACTCATCCGCTCCATAACGCCCTGCTTTTGTAGAAAGCAAAAACCTGTCACGCGGGATTTGCTGAATCGCTTTACCAAGCACCGTCTCGGCCTTCGTCAGCCCGTAATAAGGGGACACATCGATCAGATTGATACCTGAATCTACGGCAGCATGCACCGTCGTGATGGCCTCGCCATCATCTGTATTCCGGAAAACGGAGCCGAGCGATGAAGCGCCAAAACTCAGTGTGGAGACATCTAGTCCCGTTTGTCCCAGCTTGCGGTATTTCATTAAAGAATCACTCCGTCCTTGAATATCGCTATTTCTCGGAATCCATTCCGCTCGTTATTCGTTTGGCGCTCACCGGAAGCCAGCTCAATGAGGTAACTCATTAATTGTTCGCTCATCTCCGGCATCGATTTTCCTTCCAGCAATTGTCCGGCATTGTAATCGATCCAGTTCTTTTTATGCCGCGCAAGATCCGAATTGGTAGCAATCTTCACCGTAGGAACGGGTCCGCCAAACGGCGTGCCGCGTCCCGTTGTAAACAAGACGATATGAGCGCCTGCCGCCGACAAAGCCGTCACGGAAACGAGATCATTTCCCGGCGCTTCCAATAGATTGAGCCCGTTTTGACGGACACGCTCACCGTATTTCACAACATCCTGCACCAAAGCTCTGCCGCCCTTCTGAGTGCAGCCGAGCGACTTCTCCTCCAGCGTGCTTATGCCGCCAGCTTTGTTGCCAGGAGAGGGATTCTCGTAGATTTCTTGACCATGACGGATAAAATACTGCTTAAAATCGTTGATGAGAGTTACGATATTTTCAAAAACGCCTTCATTAACAGCACGATCCATAAGGATCTTCTCCGCTCCGAACATCTCTGGCACTTCGGTGAGAATCGCCGTGCCGCCGGCATTGATCAAGGAGTCGGATATGGAGCCGACGAGCGGATTGGCCGTAATGCCGGAGAAACCGTCGGAGCCGCCGCATTTTAAGCCAATCTTCAATTTGGAAAGAGGCACTGGCTCCCGCTTGAAGTTCGCCCCATAGGAGGCCAGCTCTTGGATCAGCTCCAAGCCTTTTTCCAGCTCATCCTCTTCGGTCTGAGCGCTCATAAATTTGACGCGACGTTCATCATAAGCACCGATCACTTCTTTGAACAACTCGATCCCATTGTTCTCGCAGCCAAGTCCGACAACGAGCACTCCCGCAGCGTTGGGATGGTTGACTAGCGAAGCGAGCAGCTTCTGCGTGAACTGCAGGTCGTCGCCGAGCTGTGAGCAGCCGAACGGATGGGCAAAATGGAACACACCATCGATTCCCTCCCCAGCCAGATCGCTTCCGCGTTTAGCCAAAATTTCGCAAGTTTTGTTGATGCAGCCAACCGTGTTGATGATCCAGATTTCATTGCGGATGCCAACCTCGCCGCTCGGTCGGAGGTACCCTTGGAACATCGGGACCTCGCTTGGCAGCTTCTGGTCCTTCTCTTGCTCCTGATCTTTCACTTGCTCATTCTCTTGCTCCTGCTCCGCGATCGGTTCGTAGCTATACTCAAGAATGGATCCAAGTCCTGTCCGTAGATTATGGGTATGAACCCATGATCCTGCCTCGATATCTTCCTTGGCTTTGCCGATGGAATATCCGAATTTGTATATATCCTGTCCGAGCGAAGTCGGTACCGTCAATATTTTGTGACCCTTAGGTATATCCTCGCGGATCGTAAGAAGGAACTCATTCTCTAGCACGAGACTTTCGCCGGAAGCGATGGGCCGAAGCGCAATGACAACCCCATCCTGATCCGACAAACGAACCCAATCATTCATTCCCCTCACCCCTTTCCAAAGCTTCCAATTGCTCAATGACCGATTCCGCCAAGCCGCTCCAGCTAGCGGGATCTATACCCCAAAGCTCCTTGTCAGCAAGGATGGCCCCAACAGCGTCGGCATTGGATGCGCCTGCAGCTTGCCAATAGCCAGCGATCCGATCAAGGGCGTTCAAATCGTCTCGAACGACATAACGCATTCCTTTCAACGACATTCCCGTAAATTCGCCATCCATGCCCTTGGTTACTTTGTAATAACGAAGCAGCGCCGCCAAACCAAGGGCAAGCCTCGCAGGTATCGGCTCTCCCGACTCAGCGTAATGAGCTAGGGTCGGCAGCAGCCGAACGCTGAATTTGCCCATCGAGTTCATGGCAATATCGGCAAGCCGATGGCGGATGTAAGGATTTCCAAAGCGGTCGAATACGCTGTCCGCATAGGCCTTCAGCTCATTTTCCGCATAGGGCAAGGCTGGAACGATATCGCTCCCTACCGTCTCTCGAACAGCTGCGCCTAACTCAGGATGTTCCATGAACGCCCGGACATGCTCGATGTCATGCAAAATGCCTAGTGGAGCCATCCATGTATGCGCGCCGTTGAGAATACGCACCTTCTGTTGCTGAAACGGCTTCAGATCATCCGTCCAGTGAACGTTCAACCCGGCCTTGCGCAGCGGAAGAACGGCTTCCAGCTCAGGCTCGGCCTCAATCGCCCATAGATGATAAGGCTCTGCCGTACACAGCATCTCATCACGGTATCCCCACTCCTGGAACCAAGCTTCAGCTTGAGCTTCCTCCGGGTATCCAGGTACAATGCGATCAACAAGCGAGCTCAGGAAACGATTATGTTGATTAATCCAGTCATGGAATGCGGCCGGGAACTCCCAGTCCTTGGCGTACTGTAGAACAGCAGCCCTCAATACATCCCCGTTCCGTTCAAGCAGCTCGCATGGAAGCAGAATCAGCCCCTTCTCAGGATCACCCCTGAACGCTTTATAGCGTTCGTACAGCAAGTAGGCTATTTTTCCAGGATAGGACTGGATCGGTCCCCCGCTCAGCTCCTCTGGACGATAAACGAGCCCGGCTTCCGTTGTATTGGAGATGACGATGCGAAGCTCTGGACTTGAAGCTAGCTCAAGGAGGCGCTTCCATTGCGAATAGGGATCGAACGCTTGCGAGAACACCCCAATCGTTTCCTTCCGACACACCTCCTGGCCATTTTCCAGCCCTTGAGTAACAAGGGTGTACATGCCGTCTTGTGCGGCCAGCTTCTCGATTTTGGCTCTTCCAGATGGCCGGGGCTGGACCACCGCAATGCTTCCTGAGAATAATCCCTGGTTTCTACAAACTTGAATCATCCAGTCTGTGAATCCACGCAGAAAATTGCCCTCGCCAATTTGCAGGATGGTCACTGGCGCTCCATGAACTTCGTCCAGCCTACCTCTGCCCCTCTCGTCTAGCACCGCCCGGTTCAATAACAAACTCATAACTTGTAAAACTCCTTCGCATTAAGACCAAACAGCTTGGCGCGTTCGCCCTCTCCCCAATGAGCCGGGATCGCTTCCTGCAAAACCGCCACAACGGCATCATACTCTGCCGCCAGCAAACATACCGGCCAATCGCTGCCAAACATGACTCGATCAGGTCCGAATAGTTCTAATACATGCCCGATATAAGGCTTGAAATCTTCCGTTTTCCAGCCCTTGTGATCGCCTTCCGTCACCATTCCCGACAGCTTGATATAAATATTGGGATGCTTCGCGATTTCTTTCATCGATTTCAACCAATTGTCTATTTCACCGTTGCCAATCTCAGGCTTGGCAATATGGTCGATGACCCCGCGCAGCCCTGGAACCTCATTCAAAAGCTGGACGGTATGCTCCAGCTGACGGGACAACAGCAGCAAATCAACTGGAACGTCATCCGCTGCGTATCCTTTCAGCGCTTCCACAAATTCAGGCTCCAAAATCCGGCTGGAATCCGGCATTTCCTGAATCATAATGCGGAAGCCTTTGAATTTATCATGTTTATTGAAGCGGTCAAAATGTTGGCGATGCGCGGGATCGAATAAATCCAGCCAGCCGACCACGCCGAGTATGTTGGAATCCTGCTGATCCGCGAGAGAGAATAGATACTCTGTTTCCTCTAAAGTAGGCGCCGCCTGAACGGCAACCGTGCCGTCCAATCCATGTTTCGTTAAGTGAGGCGCAAGATCCGCCGGCAAAAAGTCCCGATAAAGAACAGGGATGTCCGGCGTAATCCATCCATAATCACCGCGTTCAATTCGCCAATAATGCTGATGAGAGTCGATTCGCATCTCCATTCCTCCTTCTGTTAGTTTCATTATAAATAATCAAAATTTACAATGATATGATCTATATATTCATATTTATACTCTAATTTGATATTATGATGGAACGAACTTATTCATTGGAGATGATCCGTATGGAGCCCTTTCGCAAGCCCTTTATAGGAGATCCGTTATTTCCCTTTCATATCATCCATCAGCATGTCAAACATCCCGAGGATGAGCTGCCCGATCATCTCCACGAGCACTTTGAGCTCGTTTATATCCATCAAGGAACAGGTACCTTTTTTATCGATAACACGCTGTATGAGAAAAAAAGCGGAGACCTGTTCATTATTCCCGGCAATACCGTACATCGCTCCCTGCCGGATAAGCTCAATCCGATTATTTCCACGGCGGTTTTTTTTGCGCCTGCTTTTGCCGCCGGGGAAATCTACGATCATTCCTACTCGCTGCTGCAATGCTTCGATATCGCTCGTGGCCAAAAACATTATAAATTCGAGCTGACGGAAACAGTGCGTTCAAGCGTTGAAAGCTCTATGGAATGGATTCATAAGGAGCAAACCGATCAGCTTGAAGGGTATCGGGCTTCAATTCGTCTTGAGCTCGGAAGACTGCTGTTACATTTGAACCGCCATCTGGCGCATCATTTTACCCCTAGAGCAGGGGATAAACGAATAGGACCCTCTTGGATTAAGAGGGCCCTGCTTGAAATAGATGCGCAGCCTGGACTAGCGTATAGCTTGGTCGAATTTGCCGAGAAATCTTCTGTTTCTCCACCTCATTTTTCACGAGTATTCAAGCAGTTTACAGGGATGAACGTTACTGATTATGTGAATGCCAAACGAATTATTCAAGCCAAAGGTTTACTGCTGGAATCCGACGAGAGCATCGCCTCCATTGCGGAGAAATGCGGGTTCATGAGCATTCCGCATTTCCACCGGATTTTTAAGAACTTAACGGCTTCAACTCCAGCCGCTTACAGGCGGAAAAACTTAGTTGAGCAGCCGTGACGGCTGCTTCAGCTTCGATCTAAATGGCATCGTTATAAGCAAGTGTTAACAGTGTCACGACGATAACTGTGAAGGATATAAGCAAAACCTTAGGTATTTTGCTGCTCATATAGTTGCCTCAGCCTTTTGTGAACGAGCTTCTTTGTGGATTATTCTCATCACTTTTTCGACGGCCCCATCCGTTTCGTGCCTACTCATACGGGCCGAATATATTTTCCGGTCACGGTAAACAGCATTTACAGCGTTCAGAAATGCCGCTTTTGTCAGCTCTTCCTCATATAGCAGCTCAGCGTATCCCGCGTTTTGAAAATGATGTGCGTTCAGCAGTTGCCCTGTTCGTGCACCGCCGATCACATGTGGAATAAGAAGCATTGGCTTTCGCAAATGCAGCCATTCGTGAATCGCATTGGAGCCCGCCCGCGAAACAACCATATCCGCCATTGCCATCAGATCGGGAAGCTCAGCATGGGCGTATTCAAGCTGTATATAACCTGAAAACCGATTGTAGGAAGGGTCCATTTTGCCAGCCCCGCAAATGTGAACGACCTGATAGCTCGACAACATC
This window contains:
- a CDS encoding WYL domain-containing protein, which produces MSLFDKVHNHELSRRLADSGALAVTSGERSWLRLMLEHPTAPSFLGATAIDKLQLMLQEDEPLSLAHLKEKARSRERRLYAPHLLELAELVRCRSGMRITCEGKGGIVRHHALGYPYRLEYAMSTKEWYLLWLQTSGRPLMRTRLTRMHGVEPMPLPPEEADRLDRRIGALRARRRANAVIELLPRYNRELSRILYALSCFQQEVHYDAESGMYRITVTYQKDESGYLLQKLRFLGKRVRVLEGISLQNELRASALKALARYGVSE
- a CDS encoding 2-desacetyl-2-hydroxyethyl bacteriochlorophyllide A dehydrogenase, which codes for MKGIVCEAVESFQYRDNLPEPEMLPGEAIVQIRRVGICGTDLHAFKGNQPFFSYPRILGHELSGTIVQVSDGQHGLQVGDQVAVIPYFHCGICVACRNGKTNCCTSMKVLGVHTDGGMRERIAVPISHLIRTDGLTLDESAMLEPLAIGAHAVRRSKLTAGETVLVIGAGPIGLGVMAFAKYAGAKVIAMDVNDERLAFCRSWAGVDDTVNALNGASEQLQRLTDGDYPTIVFDATGNSKSMETAFSYAAHGGTLVYVGLVKNDISFNDSEFHKREMTLMGSRNATKEDFDRVLEALQAGGIDIGRYVTHSASFEEMVGQFDVWLNPASKVIKAIVEL
- a CDS encoding Predicted oxidoreductase — translated: MKYRKLGQTGLDVSTLSFGASSLGSVFRNTDDGEAITTVHAAVDSGINLIDVSPYYGLTKAETVLGKAIQQIPRDRFLLSTKAGRYGADEFDFSAKRITASVEESLARLHTDYIDVLFLHDIEFVPANMIIEEAIPALQQLKEQGKIRYTGICGLPLELFEYMLPKVDVDAVISYCHYSLNDTSLLNLLPLLESKGIGLVNASPLSMGLLGTRGAPEWHPASPQLKAACKAAAEFCESHGEDIAKLAVQFSTSNELIPTTLVSTANPVNIVKNAMWTDEPINKELLKAVQELLAPVLNETWVSGRPEYNTKIQLNEGGH
- a CDS encoding D-altronate dehydratase; this translates as MNDWVRLSDQDGVVIALRPIASGESLVLENEFLLTIREDIPKGHKILTVPTSLGQDIYKFGYSIGKAKEDIEAGSWVHTHNLRTGLGSILEYSYEPIAEQEQENEQVKDQEQEKDQKLPSEVPMFQGYLRPSGEVGIRNEIWIINTVGCINKTCEILAKRGSDLAGEGIDGVFHFAHPFGCSQLGDDLQFTQKLLASLVNHPNAAGVLVVGLGCENNGIELFKEVIGAYDERRVKFMSAQTEEDELEKGLELIQELASYGANFKREPVPLSKLKIGLKCGGSDGFSGITANPLVGSISDSLINAGGTAILTEVPEMFGAEKILMDRAVNEGVFENIVTLINDFKQYFIRHGQEIYENPSPGNKAGGISTLEEKSLGCTQKGGRALVQDVVKYGERVRQNGLNLLEAPGNDLVSVTALSAAGAHIVLFTTGRGTPFGGPVPTVKIATNSDLARHKKNWIDYNAGQLLEGKSMPEMSEQLMSYLIELASGERQTNNERNGFREIAIFKDGVIL
- a CDS encoding tagaturonate reductase, with product MSLLLNRAVLDERGRGRLDEVHGAPVTILQIGEGNFLRGFTDWMIQVCRNQGLFSGSIAVVQPRPSGRAKIEKLAAQDGMYTLVTQGLENGQEVCRKETIGVFSQAFDPYSQWKRLLELASSPELRIVISNTTEAGLVYRPEELSGGPIQSYPGKIAYLLYERYKAFRGDPEKGLILLPCELLERNGDVLRAAVLQYAKDWEFPAAFHDWINQHNRFLSSLVDRIVPGYPEEAQAEAWFQEWGYRDEMLCTAEPYHLWAIEAEPELEAVLPLRKAGLNVHWTDDLKPFQQQKVRILNGAHTWMAPLGILHDIEHVRAFMEHPELGAAVRETVGSDIVPALPYAENELKAYADSVFDRFGNPYIRHRLADIAMNSMGKFSVRLLPTLAHYAESGEPIPARLALGLAALLRYYKVTKGMDGEFTGMSLKGMRYVVRDDLNALDRIAGYWQAAGASNADAVGAILADKELWGIDPASWSGLAESVIEQLEALERGEGNE
- a CDS encoding L-fuconolactonase, whose product is MRIDSHQHYWRIERGDYGWITPDIPVLYRDFLPADLAPHLTKHGLDGTVAVQAAPTLEETEYLFSLADQQDSNILGVVGWLDLFDPAHRQHFDRFNKHDKFKGFRIMIQEMPDSSRILEPEFVEALKGYAADDVPVDLLLLSRQLEHTVQLLNEVPGLRGVIDHIAKPEIGNGEIDNWLKSMKEIAKHPNIYIKLSGMVTEGDHKGWKTEDFKPYIGHVLELFGPDRVMFGSDWPVCLLAAEYDAVVAVLQEAIPAHWGEGERAKLFGLNAKEFYKL
- a CDS encoding AraC-like ligand binding domain-containing protein yields the protein MEPFRKPFIGDPLFPFHIIHQHVKHPEDELPDHLHEHFELVYIHQGTGTFFIDNTLYEKKSGDLFIIPGNTVHRSLPDKLNPIISTAVFFAPAFAAGEIYDHSYSLLQCFDIARGQKHYKFELTETVRSSVESSMEWIHKEQTDQLEGYRASIRLELGRLLLHLNRHLAHHFTPRAGDKRIGPSWIKRALLEIDAQPGLAYSLVEFAEKSSVSPPHFSRVFKQFTGMNVTDYVNAKRIIQAKGLLLESDESIASIAEKCGFMSIPHFHRIFKNLTASTPAAYRRKNLVEQP